A window of Selenomonas ruminantium subsp. lactilytica TAM6421 contains these coding sequences:
- a CDS encoding metalloregulator ArsR/SmtB family transcription factor: MLDDNTSLELADLFKVLGDKTRIKLLSLLASEDELCVCDIAESLKMGQSAISHQLRVLRAARLVKFRKAGKEAFYSLDDDHVLILMHMGLDHVQEH, from the coding sequence ATGCTGGATGATAATACCAGCCTGGAACTGGCAGACTTATTCAAAGTGCTTGGCGATAAAACCCGTATAAAGCTTTTATCCTTACTGGCCTCAGAAGACGAACTCTGCGTCTGCGATATAGCCGAATCCCTGAAGATGGGACAATCCGCTATCTCCCACCAGCTCCGGGTGCTCCGTGCGGCCCGGCTGGTGAAATTCCGCAAGGCAGGCAAAGAAGCTTTCTATTCTTTGGACGATGATCATGTGCTGATTCTCATGCACATGGGACTTGACCATGTACAGGAACACTAA